The following coding sequences are from one Elusimicrobium minutum Pei191 window:
- a CDS encoding MFS transporter, producing MATLLLIIIYLIFISLGLPDSLLGVAWPKIHADLGVPISYAGITSMIISGGTIISSFASAKVIKRFGTSMVTLVSVAMTAAAILGFSASPSFLWLCLAAAPLGLGAGAIDAALNNFVAVHYKANHMSWLHSFWGIGASSGPVIMSFFIVLNNGWRKGAIVLAAIQFSIVLILLISLPLWKKFAAAKTQTPTEEEETEHKNSFKLPMIKTGLVPFFFYCATEATAGLWGGSYLVTYKGLSVDMAARGVALFFVGITAGRALNGFATIALKNYSLIRIGQLTCLAGAVITMLPLPVIFTLADFLLIGLGCAPIYPSMLHENTKPLRQD from the coding sequence ATGGCTACTTTACTTCTTATAATCATATACCTTATTTTTATAAGTCTTGGATTACCTGATTCTCTTTTAGGCGTAGCCTGGCCCAAAATTCATGCGGATTTGGGCGTGCCTATCAGTTACGCGGGCATTACGTCCATGATAATATCAGGCGGCACAATAATATCAAGTTTTGCCAGCGCTAAAGTAATAAAACGTTTTGGAACAAGCATGGTAACGCTTGTAAGCGTAGCAATGACTGCTGCCGCCATTTTAGGTTTTTCGGCCTCCCCTTCTTTTTTATGGCTTTGTCTGGCGGCCGCGCCTTTAGGTTTAGGTGCCGGAGCTATAGACGCGGCGCTAAACAACTTTGTAGCAGTTCACTATAAAGCAAACCATATGAGCTGGCTGCATTCTTTTTGGGGTATAGGCGCTTCTTCAGGCCCGGTAATAATGTCTTTTTTTATAGTTTTAAATAACGGTTGGCGTAAAGGCGCAATTGTGCTTGCCGCTATACAGTTTAGCATTGTTTTAATTCTTTTAATCTCGCTTCCTTTATGGAAAAAGTTTGCCGCGGCAAAAACGCAAACGCCTACTGAAGAAGAAGAAACAGAACATAAAAACTCTTTTAAACTCCCCATGATAAAAACAGGTCTTGTGCCATTTTTCTTTTACTGCGCCACGGAAGCTACCGCCGGCCTTTGGGGCGGCAGTTATTTGGTTACCTATAAAGGTTTATCTGTTGATATGGCGGCAAGGGGCGTCGCGCTTTTTTTTGTGGGTATTACCGCCGGAAGGGCTTTAAACGGCTTTGCCACAATAGCTTTAAAAAATTATTCCTTAATACGCATAGGCCAGCTTACCTGTTTAGCGGGCGCAGTTATAACAATGCTGCCGCTGCCGGTTATTTTTACTTTGGCAGACTTTCTTTTAATAGGACTCGGCTGTGCGCCTATTTACCCATCCATGCTGCATGAGAACACCAAACCGCTTCGGCAAGATTAA
- a CDS encoding adenine phosphoribosyltransferase produces the protein MNIDLKKYILDVPNFPIHGIGFKDITPLLNNKDAFKTAINLMIKDFKDKGVTKVAGIDSRGFILSAPAAYALNAGFVPVRKKGKLPRSTYCEKFAYEYDEAHLEIHTDAFSPADKILLIDDVLATGGTAEAAVKLIKKSGAELIGISFLLEISFLKGIDKLDKNLIKTIIRY, from the coding sequence ATGAATATAGATTTAAAAAAATATATTTTAGACGTGCCCAATTTCCCGATACACGGAATTGGTTTTAAGGATATAACCCCTCTTTTAAACAATAAGGATGCCTTTAAAACAGCTATTAATTTAATGATAAAGGATTTTAAAGATAAAGGCGTTACAAAGGTTGCGGGTATAGACAGCAGGGGTTTTATTTTATCAGCCCCGGCTGCGTATGCTTTAAACGCGGGTTTTGTTCCTGTAAGAAAAAAGGGCAAATTACCCCGCTCCACCTACTGCGAAAAGTTTGCTTATGAATATGACGAAGCTCATTTGGAAATACATACGGACGCTTTTTCTCCCGCCGATAAAATACTTTTAATTGACGATGTTTTAGCTACCGGCGGAACGGCCGAAGCCGCGGTAAAACTTATTAAAAAAAGCGGCGCGGAGCTTATAGGAATTTCTTTCTTATTGGAAATTTCTTTTTTAAAAGGTATTGATAAGCTTGATAAAAATTTAATAAAAACTATTATAAGGTATTAA
- the adhE gene encoding bifunctional acetaldehyde-CoA/alcohol dehydrogenase, whose translation MTNKEIKKGTKPVFTEADIAKEQAHIEHVLTSVKDAQKQYAQYTQEQVDKIFRAAAAAAASKRIFLSKMAVEETGMGVMEDKVIKNQFASEYIYNTYKNEQTCGVLERDQAFGFARVAEPIGVIAGIIPTTNPTSTAIFKSLLALKTRNGIVFSPHPRAKKCTIAAAKIVLEAAVAAGAPKNIIGWIEASSTKASEYLMKHDKVNLILATGGPGMVKAAYSSGKPAIGVGAGNTPVVIDSTADIKMAVSSVIMSKTFDNGMICASEQSVIVEKSIAEEVKKEFVKRGCHFVTGKDREKLAKTIVQDYHLNSKIVGQSAHKIAELAGFTVDPKTKILIAEAKDVNCDEPFAYEKLSPVLAFYTVKDFYSGVELAQKLIEFGGAGHTSVLYTDEVNTEHISIFGEKLTTGRILINMPSSQGAIGDVYNFKLVPSLTLGCGSWGGNSVSENIGVKHLMNIKSVAERRENMLWFRVPEKIYFKAGATTLALEELKGRKRAFIITDKTMEQLGTVKNVAKVLAEAGIQVRIFSDVKPDPDLSNVREALELVNLFQPDILIGFGGGSPMDAAKIIWLMYEHPEVKFEDIALRFMDIRKRITAFPKLGIKATMVAIPTTSGTGSEVTPFTVITDDASGIKYPIADYELTPKMAIIDPEYVMTMPKSLTAFSGMDVVTHAVESYTSVFANNFTDGHALEALRLVFKYLRQSYNEGAKAPIAREKMHYAATIAGMAFANAFLGICHSMAHKIGGMYHTAHGLANAILLPYVIDYNATDNPVKQGLMPQYKYPFVKGRYAKIADFLGITEGCGDDTDKKVMRLIEAIQKLNKDLGVPVSLQESGIPEAEFLANLDALSEEAFDDQCTSGNPRYPLVSEIKDLYLKAYYGKPIKHKKN comes from the coding sequence ATGACAAATAAAGAGATAAAAAAAGGAACAAAACCGGTTTTTACCGAAGCTGACATAGCTAAAGAGCAAGCACATATAGAACATGTTCTTACTTCTGTAAAGGACGCTCAAAAACAATATGCCCAGTATACGCAAGAACAGGTTGATAAAATCTTCCGCGCGGCGGCGGCCGCGGCGGCTTCAAAACGTATTTTCCTTTCTAAAATGGCAGTTGAAGAAACGGGTATGGGCGTTATGGAAGATAAGGTTATAAAAAACCAATTCGCTTCGGAATATATTTATAATACATATAAAAATGAACAAACCTGCGGCGTACTTGAGAGGGACCAGGCCTTCGGTTTCGCAAGAGTGGCCGAACCTATAGGCGTAATTGCGGGTATTATTCCCACCACGAACCCTACGTCGACAGCTATTTTTAAATCTCTTTTAGCTTTAAAAACCCGTAACGGAATAGTTTTTTCCCCGCATCCCAGAGCTAAAAAATGCACAATAGCGGCGGCTAAAATAGTACTTGAAGCCGCTGTCGCCGCGGGCGCGCCTAAAAATATTATCGGCTGGATTGAAGCATCCTCAACCAAAGCGAGCGAATACCTTATGAAGCATGACAAGGTAAACTTAATACTTGCCACAGGTGGTCCGGGCATGGTTAAAGCCGCATACAGTTCAGGCAAGCCCGCTATCGGCGTGGGTGCCGGCAACACCCCTGTAGTCATAGATTCAACAGCCGATATTAAAATGGCGGTAAGTTCCGTTATTATGAGTAAAACCTTTGATAACGGCATGATTTGCGCCAGCGAACAAAGCGTTATTGTTGAAAAGTCCATAGCCGAAGAGGTCAAAAAAGAATTTGTTAAAAGAGGCTGCCACTTTGTTACAGGTAAAGACCGTGAAAAACTTGCCAAAACTATAGTGCAAGACTATCATCTTAATTCTAAAATAGTAGGGCAAAGCGCTCATAAAATAGCCGAGTTGGCGGGTTTTACGGTTGACCCAAAAACAAAAATATTAATCGCCGAGGCCAAAGACGTAAATTGTGACGAGCCTTTCGCTTATGAAAAACTTTCGCCCGTGCTCGCTTTTTACACGGTTAAAGATTTTTATTCGGGCGTTGAGCTTGCGCAAAAATTAATAGAATTCGGCGGAGCGGGGCATACCTCGGTTCTTTATACCGATGAAGTAAATACGGAACATATCTCTATTTTCGGCGAAAAACTTACAACAGGCCGCATCCTTATTAATATGCCTTCTTCACAGGGGGCTATAGGCGATGTGTACAATTTTAAGCTTGTCCCCTCGCTCACATTGGGCTGCGGCTCATGGGGTGGCAACTCGGTAAGTGAAAATATAGGAGTTAAACATCTTATGAACATAAAATCAGTAGCGGAAAGACGCGAAAATATGCTTTGGTTCAGAGTGCCGGAAAAAATTTATTTCAAGGCAGGAGCGACAACCCTGGCTTTAGAAGAACTTAAAGGCCGTAAGCGCGCTTTTATAATAACGGATAAAACCATGGAACAGCTTGGCACGGTTAAAAATGTAGCTAAAGTTTTGGCGGAAGCGGGTATACAGGTGCGTATTTTCAGCGACGTTAAACCCGACCCGGATCTTTCCAACGTGCGTGAGGCGTTAGAGCTTGTTAACCTTTTTCAGCCGGATATTTTAATAGGTTTTGGCGGCGGGTCCCCTATGGATGCGGCAAAAATAATTTGGCTTATGTATGAACACCCGGAAGTTAAGTTTGAAGATATAGCTTTAAGATTTATGGATATCAGAAAACGTATTACGGCTTTTCCAAAATTGGGTATTAAAGCGACAATGGTTGCTATACCGACCACTTCGGGTACAGGTTCTGAAGTAACGCCTTTTACCGTTATTACGGACGACGCTTCAGGTATAAAATATCCTATAGCCGATTATGAGTTAACGCCTAAAATGGCTATTATTGACCCGGAATATGTTATGACAATGCCTAAAAGCCTGACCGCTTTTTCCGGTATGGATGTTGTTACCCACGCTGTTGAGTCTTATACCTCTGTTTTTGCCAACAATTTTACGGACGGACACGCTTTGGAAGCTTTAAGGCTTGTGTTTAAATATTTACGTCAGTCTTATAATGAAGGAGCTAAAGCGCCTATAGCGCGTGAGAAAATGCATTATGCCGCCACAATAGCCGGTATGGCTTTTGCTAACGCGTTTTTGGGTATATGTCATTCCATGGCGCATAAAATAGGCGGTATGTATCATACGGCGCACGGTTTAGCCAACGCCATACTTTTGCCCTATGTTATTGATTATAATGCAACTGACAACCCTGTAAAACAAGGTTTAATGCCGCAATATAAATACCCGTTTGTTAAAGGGCGTTATGCCAAAATAGCTGATTTTCTGGGCATTACGGAAGGCTGCGGGGATGATACAGATAAAAAAGTAATGCGTCTTATTGAAGCTATACAAAAACTTAATAAAGATTTAGGAGTTCCCGTTTCTTTACAGGAAAGCGGCATACCTGAAGCGGAATTTTTAGCTAACCTTGACGCGCTTTCCGAAGAGGCGTTTGACGACCAGTGCACAAGCGGCAATCCGCGTTATCCTTTGGTAAGCGAAATTAAAGATCTTTACTTAAAAGCCTATTACGGTAAGCCTATAAAACACAAAAAAAATTAA
- a CDS encoding DEAD/DEAH box helicase, with the protein MKNNNFQDFSLSEITLKTIENMGFTTPTPVQAQTIPLAIEGHDVLASAQTGSGKTCAFGIPVIEHLVQNKSNNALIVTPTRELGEQVHKVFTMLTKNYPQLTSAFIVGGKSITQQSRALKKRPRCIIGTPGRLNDMINRGELDLSKTKVAVWDEMDRMLDIGFINQIESIMAKLPVKRQMMMFSATYPKRVIKIAEKYLVAPKRISVDPENSVAVNVEEEIISVIRDNKFETLVSLLRAKGGSTLIFARTQTSVEWLDKHLTKESFKANSIHGGYRQGKRNLAIKDFREEKFDILVATDVAARGLDIPHIQLVINYDLPLRAEDYIHRIGRTARAGAKGLAISFVTPNDKHLWNDIQKFLKGQDVVQRPIGRAHKEQKQNFASKKRENKKSQNQKKDFKKKKVNAEPKKEPLTFAEKRREARIKTKIENKNQKITSKEKPASVPYENRQNNKKFNQKNKNSRHDRTESKFSDKFKRNAKKIGFKKATALHKKFNNKNKRNRR; encoded by the coding sequence ATGAAAAATAATAACTTCCAAGACTTTAGCCTTTCAGAAATAACCCTAAAAACCATTGAAAACATGGGTTTTACAACGCCTACTCCGGTTCAGGCTCAAACAATACCTTTAGCTATAGAAGGCCACGATGTTTTAGCTTCCGCCCAAACGGGTAGCGGCAAAACATGCGCTTTCGGTATTCCCGTTATAGAACATTTGGTGCAAAATAAAAGCAACAACGCCTTAATTGTAACCCCTACCCGCGAACTGGGCGAGCAGGTGCATAAAGTTTTTACCATGCTTACCAAAAACTACCCCCAGCTGACATCAGCCTTTATAGTGGGGGGAAAGTCAATTACCCAACAGTCAAGAGCCTTAAAAAAACGCCCCCGCTGTATTATTGGCACCCCGGGCAGACTTAATGATATGATAAACAGGGGTGAGCTTGATTTATCCAAAACAAAAGTAGCCGTTTGGGACGAAATGGACAGAATGCTTGATATAGGCTTTATAAATCAAATAGAATCCATTATGGCTAAACTACCCGTTAAAAGGCAAATGATGATGTTTTCAGCCACTTACCCCAAACGCGTTATAAAAATAGCTGAAAAATATTTGGTCGCTCCTAAAAGAATATCAGTCGACCCTGAAAATTCCGTCGCGGTAAACGTTGAAGAAGAAATTATTTCCGTTATAAGAGATAATAAATTTGAAACCCTTGTTAGCCTGCTCCGCGCAAAAGGGGGAAGCACTTTAATTTTTGCCCGTACGCAAACTTCCGTTGAATGGCTTGACAAACATCTTACAAAAGAAAGTTTTAAAGCAAATTCCATACACGGCGGATACAGGCAGGGCAAACGCAATTTGGCGATAAAAGATTTCAGGGAAGAAAAGTTTGACATACTTGTTGCCACCGACGTCGCCGCCAGAGGGCTTGATATACCGCATATACAGTTAGTTATTAATTACGACTTGCCTTTAAGAGCGGAAGATTATATACATCGCATAGGCCGCACCGCCAGGGCTGGCGCAAAAGGGCTTGCCATTTCCTTTGTTACGCCTAATGACAAACATTTGTGGAATGATATTCAAAAGTTTTTAAAAGGGCAGGATGTTGTCCAGCGTCCCATAGGCAGAGCGCATAAAGAACAAAAACAAAATTTTGCCTCTAAAAAACGTGAAAATAAAAAGAGCCAAAACCAAAAAAAAGATTTTAAAAAGAAAAAAGTTAACGCCGAGCCTAAAAAAGAGCCGCTTACTTTTGCCGAAAAAAGAAGGGAAGCCAGAATTAAAACAAAGATTGAAAATAAAAACCAAAAAATTACTTCTAAAGAAAAGCCAGCCTCAGTTCCTTATGAAAACAGGCAAAACAATAAAAAGTTTAACCAAAAAAATAAAAACTCGCGGCATGACAGAACCGAAAGTAAATTTAGCGATAAATTTAAACGTAACGCTAAAAAAATAGGTTTTAAAAAAGCAACAGCTTTGCATAAAAAGTTCAATAACAAAAATAAACGAAACAGAAGATAA
- the guaA gene encoding glutamine-hydrolyzing GMP synthase encodes MKQILILDFGSQYTQLIARRLREEQIYCEILPFNTKYEDIIALDPAGVILSGGPSSVYGAGAPKPDPKIFSIDKPVLGICYGMQLLAVNGGGKVTACKKREYGFAEVKIKASTSKLLKGMPKKFTAWMSHGDGVHAMPKNFKVTATTSTSPFSAAEDDKNKRYAVQFHPEVVHTAHGSKILKNFARVICGYKEKWTPASIMTASIAAMKKQIGKGHVICGLSGGVDSSVVAALLAKAIGKNLYCIYVDTGLLRTGDRERTEGLAKKLKVNLKIVDAEKLFLTKLAGVTDPEKKRKIIGALFIEVFEKEAKKFKDAQFLAQGTLYPDVIESMSVKGPSDVIKSHHNVGGLPEKMNLKLVEPLRFLFKDEVRALGRELGLGSEIVDIHPFPGPGLAVRILGAVNKPDLDTLRAADFIVREELYKSGWDKKSWQAFAVLLPIKTVGVMGDERTYEKAACVRCVNSVDGMTADWTKLPYDVLQKISGRIISEVRGINKVVYDITSKPPSTIEWE; translated from the coding sequence GTGAAACAAATATTAATTTTAGATTTTGGAAGCCAATACACCCAGTTAATAGCCAGACGTTTAAGGGAAGAGCAGATTTATTGTGAAATTTTGCCCTTCAATACAAAATATGAAGATATTATTGCGCTTGATCCTGCGGGTGTTATTCTTTCCGGAGGGCCAAGCAGCGTTTACGGCGCGGGCGCACCTAAACCGGACCCGAAAATATTTTCCATAGATAAACCTGTTTTAGGTATTTGTTACGGTATGCAGCTTTTGGCGGTTAACGGCGGCGGTAAAGTAACCGCTTGCAAAAAAAGAGAATACGGTTTTGCCGAAGTTAAAATTAAAGCCTCTACTTCTAAACTCTTAAAAGGCATGCCTAAAAAATTTACCGCATGGATGAGCCATGGGGACGGCGTTCACGCCATGCCTAAAAATTTTAAAGTAACGGCAACAACGTCAACGTCCCCCTTCAGCGCGGCGGAAGATGATAAAAACAAACGATACGCCGTGCAGTTCCACCCCGAAGTGGTGCACACTGCGCACGGTTCTAAAATACTTAAGAACTTTGCCCGTGTAATATGCGGTTATAAAGAAAAATGGACTCCCGCTTCCATAATGACAGCGTCCATTGCCGCCATGAAAAAACAAATAGGCAAAGGGCATGTTATATGCGGTTTGTCTGGCGGGGTTGATTCGAGCGTTGTGGCGGCTTTACTTGCTAAAGCCATAGGAAAAAATTTGTACTGCATTTATGTTGACACTGGCCTTTTAAGAACGGGCGACAGGGAAAGAACCGAAGGTCTGGCTAAAAAACTCAAAGTTAATCTAAAAATAGTAGACGCGGAAAAACTTTTTTTAACCAAACTCGCCGGCGTTACCGACCCTGAAAAGAAAAGAAAAATTATAGGTGCTCTTTTTATTGAAGTTTTTGAAAAAGAAGCCAAAAAATTTAAAGACGCGCAATTCCTGGCGCAAGGTACGCTTTACCCCGATGTTATTGAATCAATGTCCGTAAAAGGCCCTTCGGACGTTATTAAAAGCCATCATAACGTAGGCGGCCTGCCTGAGAAAATGAATTTAAAGCTGGTAGAACCGCTTAGATTTTTATTTAAAGATGAAGTAAGGGCATTGGGGCGCGAACTTGGTTTAGGAAGCGAAATTGTTGATATTCACCCTTTCCCGGGCCCAGGCCTTGCCGTAAGAATATTAGGCGCTGTTAATAAACCGGATTTGGACACTTTACGCGCGGCCGATTTTATTGTGCGTGAAGAACTTTATAAAAGCGGGTGGGATAAAAAATCCTGGCAGGCTTTTGCCGTTTTGCTTCCCATTAAAACCGTGGGCGTTATGGGTGATGAAAGAACTTATGAAAAAGCCGCCTGCGTGCGCTGCGTTAACAGCGTTGACGGCATGACGGCCGATTGGACCAAACTGCCTTATGACGTTCTTCAAAAAATATCCGGCAGAATTATAAGCGAGGTAAGAGGTATAAACAAAGTAGTTTACGATATAACCTCAAAACCGCCGTCAACAATTGAATGGGAATAA
- a CDS encoding pilin: MKKGFTLIELLVVVLIIGILAAIALPQYQVSVAKARASEMFINVKALRTASDAYELATGQRPISFDQIDIEIPYVSTCDDGGANYHVGGCIRTAKDIVYGFDVDGYIHSAYKGIAISSWYKNTGLWKGTYTCAGQV, translated from the coding sequence ATGAAAAAAGGATTCACATTGATAGAACTTTTGGTTGTAGTCTTAATTATCGGTATTTTGGCGGCGATTGCTTTGCCTCAGTACCAGGTGTCTGTAGCCAAGGCAAGGGCAAGCGAAATGTTTATAAACGTTAAAGCTTTGAGAACCGCGTCCGACGCGTATGAACTTGCCACGGGGCAGAGGCCAATAAGTTTTGACCAAATTGACATTGAAATACCTTATGTTAGCACATGCGATGACGGCGGCGCTAATTACCATGTCGGCGGCTGTATAAGAACGGCAAAAGATATTGTTTACGGTTTTGACGTTGATGGTTACATTCATTCCGCTTATAAGGGAATTGCTATAAGCAGCTGGTATAAAAACACAGGCCTCTGGAAAGGCACTTACACATGCGCAGGGCAAGTGTAA
- a CDS encoding type IV pilin protein, whose product MKKGFTLIELLVVVLIIGILAAIALPQYTKTVEKARAAEVLASIRTLKDALEIYYMETGVYPTDPEALNVTIPISSNYDIALDNTLTNIRAVNKKGYSGYIHIRYFPKNVVSPFAGKLLCVANDASASSTALCKSLGGKSLGHYIHMSSGYIAYELN is encoded by the coding sequence ATGAAAAAAGGGTTTACGTTAATAGAACTTTTGGTTGTAGTTTTAATTATAGGCATACTAGCGGCAATAGCTTTGCCCCAATATACAAAAACTGTTGAAAAGGCCCGCGCGGCGGAAGTTTTGGCTTCTATAAGAACTTTAAAAGACGCGCTTGAAATTTATTATATGGAAACCGGCGTGTATCCTACAGACCCTGAAGCGTTGAATGTAACTATACCGATATCATCTAATTACGATATTGCACTGGATAATACATTAACAAATATAAGGGCTGTAAATAAAAAAGGATATTCCGGTTATATACATATAAGATACTTCCCCAAAAATGTTGTTTCACCCTTCGCGGGGAAACTGCTTTGCGTAGCAAATGACGCTTCCGCAAGTTCTACCGCTCTTTGTAAATCATTAGGAGGGAAATCTTTGGGTCATTATATCCATATGTCTAGCGGATATATCGCTTATGAATTAAATTAA
- a CDS encoding alpha/beta fold hydrolase, translated as MIRYYGKKPYKAVVVHGGPGALGSLGAFAGKLSSYFGVAEPIQTKYSINELIEELHGHITCLKEKEITLLGHSWGALLCVLYAAKYSQKLRRVILVSSASFEERFSSLAEKTRRARLTDKEYQTSQEILARGDAEKINKFFDKTDNYDAFEEESALIKFDLKMLNEIWNEASGLRNQNKFISSLKKIKCPITVIHGEYDPHPYLGVVKPLEENGVKFDKYILPKCGHYPYRERFACDVFYQILKKII; from the coding sequence ATGATACGTTATTACGGCAAAAAACCTTACAAAGCGGTTGTTGTGCACGGCGGGCCCGGGGCTTTGGGGTCTTTGGGTGCTTTCGCGGGTAAATTATCTTCTTATTTCGGCGTGGCCGAGCCGATTCAAACCAAATATTCCATTAATGAACTTATTGAGGAATTGCACGGGCATATTACTTGTTTAAAAGAAAAAGAGATTACGCTTTTAGGACATTCCTGGGGCGCGTTGCTTTGTGTTTTATACGCGGCAAAATACTCGCAAAAATTAAGGCGGGTTATTTTGGTTTCCTCAGCTTCATTTGAGGAAAGATTTTCCAGCCTGGCTGAAAAAACAAGAAGGGCCCGTCTTACGGATAAAGAATACCAAACTTCTCAGGAAATACTGGCCCGAGGCGACGCTGAAAAAATTAATAAATTTTTTGATAAAACGGATAATTATGACGCGTTTGAAGAAGAAAGCGCTTTAATTAAATTTGATTTAAAAATGTTAAATGAAATATGGAACGAGGCTTCCGGGTTAAGAAATCAAAATAAATTTATTTCTTCATTAAAAAAAATAAAATGTCCTATAACGGTAATCCACGGGGAATATGACCCGCACCCCTACCTGGGTGTGGTAAAACCGCTTGAGGAAAACGGCGTTAAATTTGATAAATATATTTTGCCTAAATGCGGGCATTACCCTTACAGAGAAAGATTCGCCTGCGACGTATTTTATCAAATTCTTAAAAAAATAATTTAA
- a CDS encoding PEGA domain-containing protein, with protein sequence MKKIISFLLCAALLTGCSAFGGSKQKLTVMTNVSEAEIYINGEKKGTGTTTVKVKRNQDVQIMAKKEGYKTDYRHIGTTLSTLGVLDLIGGCLILIPFIGLAFPGAHELNQSNIALDLEKEGISEATS encoded by the coding sequence ATGAAAAAAATAATATCGTTTTTATTATGTGCGGCTTTATTAACAGGCTGCTCCGCTTTTGGAGGCAGCAAGCAAAAACTTACGGTTATGACAAATGTTTCCGAAGCCGAAATTTATATTAACGGTGAAAAGAAAGGCACAGGAACAACAACCGTAAAAGTAAAAAGAAACCAGGATGTGCAGATAATGGCTAAGAAAGAAGGCTACAAAACCGACTACAGGCACATCGGCACCACATTAAGCACATTAGGCGTTTTGGACCTTATAGGCGGATGTTTAATTTTAATTCCGTTTATAGGCTTGGCCTTCCCGGGAGCGCATGAGTTAAACCAGTCAAACATAGCGCTTGATTTGGAAAAGGAAGGAATATCCGAAGCAACGTCTTAA
- the glnA gene encoding type I glutamate--ammonia ligase, translated as MPIVRTAAELKKIQEILKTAQENNIQFIKIWFVDILGNLKSLAISHREFEYALTEGMGLDGSSIEGFARIYESDLVALPDLDTFTILPEELMGMPVARLFCDIKRPDGKQFEGDTRYILKKNLAEMKKAGFDQFMVGPELEFFYFKDDKNIEPLDKGGYYDSIPIDESHSLRRKTMIMLEKLGIRVEYAHHEVAPSQHEIDLRYDEALKMADNVITYKAVVKMMAEQHGCYATFMPKPMQGQNGSGMHVHQSLFKDGKNTFFDAKDEYYLSPTAKHYIAGVMENVKGIVAITNQWVNSYKRLVPGYEAPVYIAWGRKNRSTLIRIPQVKTGKPNATRIECRFPDPACNPYLAFSVMLAAGLDGIKRKLKLCDPVEDNIFKMTKEERKCHKIDNLPGYLFHAVDALKASDVTKRALGEHTFEKFIANKKVEWDQYRLRITDYEIEKYLPLL; from the coding sequence ATGCCAATAGTAAGAACAGCTGCCGAGCTTAAAAAAATACAGGAAATACTAAAAACAGCGCAGGAAAATAATATTCAGTTTATCAAAATATGGTTTGTTGATATTTTAGGTAATTTGAAATCACTCGCGATATCGCACCGTGAGTTTGAATACGCCTTAACGGAAGGTATGGGGTTGGACGGATCTTCCATTGAAGGGTTTGCCAGAATATATGAGTCGGACCTTGTGGCTTTACCTGATTTGGATACCTTTACAATTTTGCCTGAGGAGCTTATGGGAATGCCCGTGGCGCGCCTTTTTTGCGATATCAAAAGACCCGACGGTAAACAATTTGAAGGCGATACCCGCTATATATTAAAGAAAAACCTTGCCGAAATGAAAAAAGCCGGTTTTGACCAGTTTATGGTAGGGCCCGAACTTGAGTTCTTTTATTTTAAAGACGACAAAAATATTGAGCCTTTAGACAAAGGCGGTTATTATGACAGCATACCGATAGACGAATCCCATTCTTTAAGACGCAAAACCATGATAATGCTTGAAAAACTCGGCATACGCGTTGAATACGCCCACCATGAGGTTGCCCCCTCCCAGCATGAAATAGATTTAAGGTATGACGAAGCCTTAAAAATGGCTGATAACGTTATTACCTATAAAGCCGTGGTTAAAATGATGGCTGAGCAGCACGGGTGCTACGCTACTTTTATGCCCAAACCCATGCAAGGCCAAAACGGCAGCGGCATGCACGTTCACCAGTCTTTATTTAAAGACGGCAAAAACACCTTTTTTGACGCTAAGGACGAATACTATCTTTCCCCCACCGCCAAACATTATATAGCCGGTGTTATGGAAAATGTTAAAGGTATTGTGGCCATAACAAACCAGTGGGTTAACTCCTACAAACGTCTGGTTCCCGGTTATGAAGCGCCTGTTTATATCGCCTGGGGCCGTAAAAACAGAAGCACTTTAATAAGAATACCGCAGGTAAAAACGGGCAAACCTAACGCAACGCGCATTGAGTGCCGTTTTCCTGATCCGGCCTGCAACCCTTACCTTGCTTTTTCAGTAATGCTGGCGGCGGGGCTTGACGGCATTAAAAGGAAATTAAAGCTTTGTGATCCTGTTGAGGATAATATTTTCAAAATGACCAAAGAAGAAAGGAAATGTCATAAGATTGATAATCTTCCGGGGTATCTTTTCCACGCGGTTGACGCTTTAAAAGCAAGCGATGTTACCAAACGCGCGCTTGGCGAACATACTTTTGAAAAGTTTATAGCTAATAAAAAAGTAGAGTGGGACCAGTACAGGCTGCGTATAACGGATTACGAGATTGAGAAGTATTTGCCGTTATTATAA